From the genome of Anopheles funestus chromosome 2RL, idAnoFuneDA-416_04, whole genome shotgun sequence:
TGGTTTAGTTCGCTTTTGCTCTGTTTTATCGCATTAACAGAAATGATTTCAAATGGTAAGTAagattattctgttttttttttttcaaactatgCAGATGGTGGTAGCATGTAATAATGTCCGCTGTTCGACCTAGTTCACTACCTGTCAGACATGAATTTTCCTTCCCTGCATTAGAGAGATTTCAATCAACAAGCTGTGCTTGGAAAATGaatacagaaaaaacacacacataaagaaGACAATATATGAAGCATGGACAATCACGTGGAGTAAATAACGTCACCAATTATGGCGAGTGACACGGCGAGACTTTGTGAAGTGTTCGCCTAGCGTGAAGCATAATGGCGTGTAGTGTAAATGATTATGATACGATAATGATGGATAATTTGTTGCTAACCGGTGGTACGATTAGTGCACGGGCACGACACTTGACCTGATGACCCGATGGGTTAGGGAAGGGTGGGTATGTTGGGTATAAGATCAGAAAATGAGGctgaaaacaattttgtttttagagTTTGATAGATTATGAACATCTTTTTCTGGACGATCTACTAGGTCACCTTGGTTTACAAgggtgaaattgttttattgacAGTTCTTGCTGCTACAAGATTCATGTCCGGATGGAATACGAAACGACGGGGTTTTTCGGTTGAAGACTAAACGTCGTAACCATCATTTAGATTTTCTCCAAAGTTCGCTAAATTCAACGAGAGAAaagatgtgaaaaaaataagaaaagtaaGCTTTTTTAAGCCTTGTCGCTTATAAAAAGGATGTTAATAAAAACCGACATACTAGTGTTCCAACTCAACCCACGTAGGAGGCACGAGGAAGTGGCAAGTTTGCTCAACGTGTACGCTTCACAAagatgttaaatttttaacatatttttccttctatcTCAACAGACAGTAAAGAGTAAACTCTAATGTGCCGTATGCGATGGGGACGCTCACTACATCGCGTGCGAAACAAGCTCAGATTCATtacttttaattgaaattgtcgACCCAGACTGTGCCGGTTGAGTGCGTGTGGTTTGCTGCTCTTCCTCGTAGCACGGATTAAGTTTGCTGAGCCGTTGCAAAAATTTGCCAAGAAACGTTACAAAAATGCTCAGTTACCATcaacgtgctgctgctgctgcctgttgggtgatgtgttttgttttcccacgGCACAGCCATTTCCAGTTTGCCGACGTTTGTGTGTAACTTTGGTGCGATATGGTTAGGCAAACATTGTATCACACTCTTTGCATAGACACGGAAACGCCTGCCTGGTGGATTAATgaagttaaataaaacattctcgAGCACGTTGAaaagattttaaatttcactttAAATGTTATGTGCTCGGGAACATAATTTCAACGAGTAtttggtaaattttaattcattttatttatcttttactCTGACGCTGTATGAAAACATGCAGTAGATCGTGTTTCGGATAGCATCGCTCCACCCTAATGGACGGCATTGATCTCTGCCTCCTTCTTGTGGTAGATCGTCGTGTCCAGGTAGTACATGTTGGGCGTGAACCAAACCTTCTCATCGATTGGACGATCGAACGGATAGCCGAACGGCAGCGAATCGATGAAGCGCGCCCCAGAACCGACACCACAGTTTAGCGTGTAGTCGTATCCTTCGTGGTGCGGAACAGTCGGTGCATGGTATGGCGAAACGATGAAGTACAGCTGGAACGGCATACCGCCCTTCTTGCCCTTCGGCAGCATCAGGCGCGACGGGAAACCACAGTGGGCCTCGGTCATATCGAGCGGGAACTGACGCTCACCATTGTACGCATCCATCACCCACTTGTACAGCTCGAAGTACGGCGTGCGATCCTGCACGTACATCGGGAACTGTGTCGACTCGCGCACAAATATATTCAATCCCGACTTGAACTCAAACTCGAACGTATCCAGCAGGACAAAGTTTTCACGGTTCTCGTTCACTCCGTACACATGGCCGTACTGGTCGTACTTGGGACCGATGTACATACGCACCACACCCTTCACATCCTTGTCGGCGGTAACGTGGTACTCCACGCTGAATGGCATGTGGTTCAAGCGCCACTGACGTGCCTTAATGACGAAATCCTCACCTTGATAGTGTGCGATCTTGCCGAACTTCTTCAGCTCACCCGCCTTCATGGTGGTGTCGTCAAACACCTCCACATCAACGGCGTTCGTAATGTCAGCATCGGAACGATCAAAGTACGTCACCAGTTTGTCCACCGCCACTACTTCAAATTGTAGCTCCGGGAAAGTCAACTCCTCCTTCGTGTACGGCTTCAGATGATCCTTGAACTCCCAGTACCACTGGATGAGACGCTTGTACAGCTGGTAGAACATTGGGTCACGCAGTGACGTCTCGTAGTGCTCCAGAACTCCCGGCAGCACTTTGTGGTTTTCAAAATGCTCAACCGATCCTCCGAGCAGAATGCGAGCGAACCATCCGACGTACTTGTAGAACCGGCTATTCACACTGTCCGGGTTGGCCTGTACCAGATTGCCGAGGTACTCCACCGACTCAGGCTTGGTGAGATCAACGTGACGTCCGTCAGGCAACACAATGTAGCCGAGATCGATCGCCTCACGGATGCGATGCTCATACTCAAC
Proteins encoded in this window:
- the LOC125763059 gene encoding hexamerin-1.1-like codes for the protein MKGISVVALVSLAALAAGYVVVPEDKVTYADKDFLLKQKQMLEVFQHVHQHEVHTELWEVSKAYDIAKHYDQYSNVEAVKEFVTLYKHGLLPFDEIFSVFDDHHREQAIALFHVFYYAKDWETFYKSVVWARFHVNEGMFVYAVTVAVLHRKDLAGLELPAPYEIYPYYFFNTEVVQKAAQYKMQGFSGVKKVDDVYTVVIPTNYTGWYVHTNVDQKVSYFTEDIGLNTYYYYFHADYPFWMGGKEFGLYKDRRGEFYLYKHQQLLARYYLERLSNDLGTIPEFSWYKPIVTGYYPNMHYYNGVSFPSRDNYYEVYTPEHYQDIEEVVEYEHRIREAIDLGYIVLPDGRHVDLTKPESVEYLGNLVQANPDSVNSRFYKYVGWFARILLGGSVEHFENHKVLPGVLEHYETSLRDPMFYQLYKRLIQWYWEFKDHLKPYTKEELTFPELQFEVVAVDKLVTYFDRSDADITNAVDVEVFDDTTMKAGELKKFGKIAHYQGEDFVIKARQWRLNHMPFSVEYHVTADKDVKGVVRMYIGPKYDQYGHVYGVNENRENFVLLDTFEFEFKSGLNIFVRESTQFPMYVQDRTPYFELYKWVMDAYNGERQFPLDMTEAHCGFPSRLMLPKGKKGGMPFQLYFIVSPYHAPTVPHHEGYDYTLNCGVGSGARFIDSLPFGYPFDRPIDEKVWFTPNMYYLDTTIYHKKEAEINAVH